Proteins co-encoded in one Jeotgalibacillus malaysiensis genomic window:
- a CDS encoding thioredoxin reductase, with product MTEEKIYDVIIIGAGPAGMTAAVYTSRANLSTLMLERGVPGGQMANTEDVENYPGFDHILGPDLSNKMFEHAKKFGAEYAYGDVKSIEDGKDYKTIKAGSKEYKARAVLITTGAEYKKLGVPGEKELGGRGVSYCAVCDGAFFKGKDLVVVGGGDSAVEEGVYLTRFANKVTIVHRRDELRAQKILQQRAFDNEKIDFIWNSTVKEINDKDGKVGSVTLVSTEDGSETEFAADGAFIYIGMVPLTKPFEGLGILNNEGYIETDEKMQTNVPGIFAAGDVRDKTLRQIVTATGDGSVASQAIQHYVEELAESLKVQS from the coding sequence ATGACCGAAGAAAAAATTTATGACGTGATTATTATTGGCGCAGGTCCTGCAGGGATGACGGCTGCTGTATATACTTCAAGAGCAAACCTTTCAACACTGATGCTTGAGCGCGGTGTACCGGGTGGCCAGATGGCAAATACAGAGGACGTTGAAAACTACCCTGGATTTGACCACATTCTTGGACCTGATCTTTCAAATAAAATGTTCGAGCACGCAAAGAAATTCGGTGCTGAATATGCATACGGTGACGTAAAAAGCATCGAGGACGGCAAGGATTACAAAACAATCAAAGCCGGTTCTAAAGAATATAAAGCACGTGCAGTACTAATCACAACTGGTGCTGAATACAAGAAGCTTGGCGTACCTGGTGAAAAAGAACTTGGCGGCCGCGGCGTATCTTACTGCGCAGTATGTGACGGTGCATTCTTTAAAGGCAAAGACCTTGTTGTTGTCGGCGGCGGAGACTCTGCAGTTGAAGAGGGCGTATATCTGACTCGCTTCGCAAACAAAGTAACAATCGTTCACCGCAGAGACGAACTGCGCGCTCAAAAGATCCTTCAGCAGCGTGCATTTGATAATGAAAAAATTGATTTCATCTGGAACTCAACAGTGAAAGAAATCAACGATAAAGATGGCAAAGTCGGTTCAGTGACACTTGTATCAACTGAAGACGGATCTGAAACAGAATTCGCTGCAGACGGCGCATTCATCTATATCGGTATGGTGCCGCTGACTAAGCCGTTTGAAGGCCTTGGTATTCTGAATAATGAAGGGTACATTGAAACTGATGAAAAAATGCAGACAAATGTACCTGGTATCTTCGCAGCTGGTGACGTGCGTGACAAGACGCTTCGTCAGATCGTAACTGCAACAGGCGACGGCAGTGTCGCATCACAGGCAATCCAGCATTATGTAGAAGAGCTTGCTGAGTCTTTGAAGGTTCAGTCTTAA
- a CDS encoding phosphoribosyl-ATP pyrophosphatase, with translation MTINTENIRFDEKGLVPAVVQDASTGEVLTVAYMNEESFKKSAETGETWFYSRSRQELWHKGATSGNTQKIVDMTLDCDGDSLVVRVKPAGPACHTGERSCFNEKVYESDDKAVGTQILSVLESLIAARDEERPEGAYTTYLFEEGVDKILKKVGEESAEVIIAAKNRDKEELKWETADLLYHTLVLLREQKLPLADVMGVLEERHNRPK, from the coding sequence ATGACAATTAATACAGAGAACATTCGCTTCGATGAAAAAGGATTAGTCCCGGCAGTGGTGCAGGATGCATCAACCGGAGAAGTCCTGACAGTAGCGTATATGAATGAAGAGTCATTTAAAAAGTCAGCTGAAACCGGCGAAACGTGGTTTTACAGCCGCTCACGCCAGGAGCTTTGGCATAAGGGAGCAACAAGCGGCAACACGCAGAAGATCGTCGACATGACACTTGACTGCGACGGAGATTCACTCGTTGTCCGTGTAAAACCTGCAGGACCCGCGTGCCATACTGGTGAGCGTTCATGCTTCAATGAAAAAGTGTATGAATCAGATGATAAAGCTGTCGGAACGCAGATTCTCTCAGTGCTTGAAAGTCTGATTGCAGCACGCGATGAAGAACGTCCGGAAGGCGCTTATACAACGTATCTTTTTGAAGAAGGCGTTGATAAGATCCTGAAAAAAGTAGGTGAAGAGTCAGCTGAAGTCATTATCGCAGCGAAAAACCGTGATAAAGAAGAGCTGAAGTGGGAAACAGCGGATCTGCTGTATCACACACTCGTGCTGCTTCGCGAGCAGAAGCTGCCGCTTGCAGATGTAATGGGCGTGCTTGAAGAACGTCATAATCGACCGAAATAA